From the genome of Carassius gibelio isolate Cgi1373 ecotype wild population from Czech Republic chromosome A18, carGib1.2-hapl.c, whole genome shotgun sequence:
GAGGGTAagtattattcttcttcttttttcttcttatcAGATTTGACTATACTACAGCCTCCACCTCACATTAGTTTTGAGTAGGACTTAAAGACTAAACCCCATTACTAATTACAAATCTAGCATATTTAATCGATTACCAgtcaaaataaatgcaatcttaTATCTGAATGATGTGAACAGTGCATTCGTTGTACTAAATGTGCTCCTCTTTATTATTCTAAGACCCACTTGAACACGATCCAGAAAATGAGCCGGATTACACACTTGTCAATGAAGGTGAGTAACTTATTgtcattattttaacatttctgtcaGCTACTAGTGGGCTCAGCcgcatgcgcgcgcacacacacacacacacacacacacacacacacacacacacacacaaacagcaatgCCAAACTTAAATGCATGCctacacactgacacacacacacacatctccacaTGCTAGGAAACCATGTAAGAGAAATGTGCATTTGTagaacatcatttttattttatttttcttttaatcatatgAAGGTGCCATTGATAATCGGGGAAGGTCAAAGAAGAGGACCAACCCAGACACTTGGAAGGGTAACATCCAGAAAAGGAAAAGAATGAGGGGCCAATTTTATCTTGGacggaaaaaaaatgaatttgtcatcaaagaagaaagaaaaatgggCGGCCGGTGCCAATCTGTGTCCTGCAAGAAATCAAGCAAACTACACTGCTCCGAAATTGATGAAGGGAAGAGGGAggaaattttcaaatatttttgggGGAAATTGGAATGGAAAGAGAGGAGAATGTATGTGAAAACATCGGTGGAGGTGAGTGATGTCAAGCGGCGCCGAACAGAAGCGGTTCAATCTCGGAGGTCAGCATCTCTCTCTTGTTGTTTATGTGTAGATGGTAAAAGGCTCAGAGTTTGTCAAAGGATGTTCCTGTCTACACTTGGCATCAAGCAGTGGACTTTTTTAAAATGGGTTGGGCGAAGAGGGGAAAGTCCTGAGAAGATGACGAGAGTGACTGTAAGGACAGAGGAGCAGGACTTCCTAAAGACCTTCCTTCTGGATTTGCCAAAAGTTCCATCGCACTACTGCAGGTCCTCCTCATCAAAGATGTACCTGGAGCCTTTCTTCAAGTCCATCAGTCATCTCCACACACAGTATAAGCAATCATGTGCAGACCACAGTATCCAGCCTCTGTCACGGCAAGTATTCACTAACACCTTCAACGATTTAAATCTTTCTCTGTTCCATCCGAAGAAAGATCAGTGTGACACTTGCTGTGCCTTCAAAGCCGGGAACATCGAGGCTGCCGTGTGGGAGGAACACTGTGTTAAAAAGGACGATGCACGAGCAGAAAAGGTAAAGGACAAACAACTTGCAAACAACACCACCTTGGTTGCATGCATGGATCTGCAGGGCCTTCTCCTGTGCCCAAAGCTTCAAGCGTCTGCCCTGTACTACAAAATGAAGCTTGGTGTCCATAATTTTACCATCTACAATATGGCATCACATGAAGCAAAAAATTACCTTTGGCATGAGGGTGAAGCTGGGGTCTCTGCCAACGAATTCGCCTCCTGCATTGTGGATTACCTTGAAGCACACCCCACTTACAATGAATTCATCCTTTGGAGTGATGGGTGTGGCTATCAAAACAGAAATCTGGTCCTGAGCAATGCCCTCTTAAAGTTTGCTACTGAGAAAAAGAAACGTGTGACACAGAAGTACCTTGAAAGAGGTCACACACAAATGGAATGTGACTCTGTGCACAGTGTGATTGAGAGGAAGTTGAGAAACCGTGACATACATGTTCCAGCTGAGTATGCTGCAGTTATCCGAGGAGCTCGTTCCAGTCCAAAACCATACGAGGTGAAGTATGTTGGTTACAGCTTTTTCCAAGACTTCAGCAAAGTCAACATCTGTAAGTCAATCCGACCTGGTAGCAAAGTTGGAGATCCTACGGTGCATGACCTTCGAGcagtcaggtgtttttttttttgttttttttgttacacactttttcacaaatacatgaaacattagccatatcatattaaaatatttggttTCATAAATCGAAACATGCTTTTGGTTCCCTCTTATCTCTGTGACCTATGTCCCCCGACACCCCTCCCCCTTCTTTTCTTTAATCTATCTATTAGATACAATGTGGATGGCAGTATGGAGTTTAAATTACTACACTCTGACAACTGGCAACCCTTCACATCCCCATCCCTGAGGAAGACGTGTGTCATCGTGGCCCCACTCTATACATCCGCCCCAAAAATTAAAGCCCTGAAGTTCAAGCACCTTCAAGAACTGAAACATGTTTTACCCAAGGACTTTCATCCATTTTACAATGCACTTGACCATGAGTGATGCAATTTTACTACGTGGATGAATGGGCTGTCCTGACTTActggttaatttattaattaaatgttctatttattgtgtattgtcatgtaattttttatttgcatgttttaaaatGACTTTGTCTTATCTGTTGAAATTTTTGGAATTCCTATCAGCCAATTCTGATCAGAAAGACATGATTCAAATcttgcattaaagggatagttcaccataaaatgacaattctgtcgtcatttactcaccctcaagttgtttcaaacctgtatgaatttcttttttcagaaaagaaaagaaattttgaaaaatgtctttaaccaaacagttgatggaccccattgacttccatagatttttttttttcctactatggaagttaGTGGggtccatcaactgtttggttacagacatttttcaaaagttattttgtgttcagcagaaaaaagaaattcatacaggtttgaaacaacttgagggtgagtaaattatgagagaattttcatttttgggtgaactatccctttaaggcctgTTGCTATTATATAATTCCACCTGTAATGTCAGTATTGAGTCTGATTAGTTTTTATTGCTTGAATCACCTGAAGAATAAACATGAAAGGGTAACTGGAGTTTACTGGAACTGCATCTTCattttcacttttcttttctgCAATACATTGCCAAATAAACATAGCCTGGCGAAACAATGACATTCCTTCATCGAGGTACACGTTTCCCCCCTGACGCCAGACGTACGTACGTCTAGGAGTGACAAAATTGCGGTAGGACTGTGCAAACAAAGTATCTGTCTAGCATTACCATGTCAGTGTATTGATTCATTGTCCCTTCATAGTTTGCAAGAgacatttaataaatttataattaatattaaataaactaaGCGTATAGGCTATTTAATAAACTGAGCGTATTCCTATGTCAATATGAAACGCGACTTGGCCATTCTAATTAATGATCGGAAGAACGCGTATCGACCACCCTTACTGTAAAATATGCACGTATGTCCATTTAAACTCAATTTTGGCCAAATGTGGATTCTATCATTACACTGGCAAGAATATGGTTACATGTAAAGATGAAGTACCAAGTATGACAACGCTACATTCAACTGCTTTTGAAATACggtgtttttttcacttcctgAAAAGTAACCGTTTTGGACATACGTGAGTTTCATCGGGCAGCGAcgatattgtttattattaatagtattattattgatAAGCCTGGCGAATATAACCACTGCAAATAacttttttcaaaatgaaaaatccTCAAAGTATAAAACAATAACAACCCCTGCTCTTGAACTGACCTCTCACTGCTGAAGCCAGGAAGATTACCGGTATTCAATTCAGCCCATATCCAATATTTAGAAAAGACTTGCATGTGCTCCAGACTTGCTGTTCATTTTTGAGAAGATGGCAAAACTATGTATAGTAAGTGTTCCACGAACAACTGTACAAAAGCAACATATTTTAATGCCACACTGTAATGTTGGACAGCAGATCTTTGGtatgttataatataaaataatgaaaaagggTCTTAGATTTTGAATACTATACAACATGTATGTACACTTTTTAGGATTCCAAAGcaataaacattttatgagcatgaCCCTATGTAACATCTTACAGAAGCATTTGATTCAATTCACTGATATATAAATAGTTTATCTGCATATGATCACAAATATAGCTCTTGACATTGAGTTCTTTTAGTTTCCTCCTTTGCATTTTGGGTGTGTGTCcgctttattgttattattctttagcacagatattttattgtaaaattctTCAGTTACTGCATGCTGATGCATCAAGGACAGATAGTGTCTAGCTGTCAGGCTTGATTGGAAAATTATAACGTCTTGTGTCTTGTTCTTGTTTTTCAGCATATATAGGCTGCAAATCCACCATCAAAGTACTCTGTGACAGCGGTTCATCTATTGATGCTGTCGATGCAGTAAGTAAAATAGGTTTTGAAACAGCAATTCATTGTACCCCGTGTATGTATAAGAAGATATGTGAGAAAGGGAAATAGAAGATTGCAATGTATGTGGCATTGACCTCATGTTACCTCTTTCAGGATGGTAGATCACCCTTATTACTCTCCGCTAAGATGAGCCAATCAGGAGCATGCCAGATGCTTGTGCAATATGGAGCATGTACTGTTCTTcgagacaaacaaaacaagtaAGCATTTTAAAATTATCAGATTTTATGTTCTGTATTAATAATTATGCATAAAAAGTTTGTATAAATTttgtggggaagtcatggccaaatggttagagagtcggactcgcaatcaaagggttgtgagctcgagtctcgggccagcaggaattgtgggtggggagagtgcatgtacagtggtctctccaccttcaataccacgacttaggtgcccttgagcaaggcatcgaacccccaactgctccccgggcgctgcagcataaatggctgcccactgctccgggtgtgtgttcacagtgtctatgtgtgttcactgctctgtgtgtgtgtgcactttggatgggttaaatgcagagcatgaattcagagtatgggtcaccactaggctgaatgtcatgtcactcacTTTTAAATCAAATTTGTTTAACCAAAATGGCAGaagatgaaaatattttaaatacaagtgCATATTTATATCCAGTTCCTGTCAATATACTGTAGTGAATCAGTGATATCAGCTTGCAACCTAATATGAAAAGGGCCATCCCGGGTCATCCCAGCTGCATTGCGCCAgtgtccttaaagggatagttcacccaaaaatgaaaattatgtcattaataactcaccctcatgtcgttccaaacccgtaagacctccgtttatttttgttacacagtttaagatattttagatttagttcgagagctctcagtccctccattgaaactgtccatgtcgagagctctcagtccctccattgatactgtccatgtccagaaaggtaagaaaaacatcatcaaagtagtccatgtgacatcagagggtcagttagaatattttgaagcaaaaatagcaaaaactacgactttattcagcattgtcttgtcttccgggtctgttgtgagagagttcaaaacaaagcagtttgtgatatccggttcgcgaacgaatcaatcgatgtaaccggatctttttgaaccagttcaccaaatcgaactgaatcgttttaaacgattcacgtctccaatacgcattaatccacagatgacttaagctgttaacttgttaaatgtggctgacactccctctgagttaaaacaaacatatctcggagtaattcatgtactcaaacagtacactgactgaactgctgtgaagagagaactgaagatgaaccctctgatgtcacatggactactttgataatgtttttcttacctttctggacatggacagtatacgtacacacagcttcaatggagggactgaagactaaatctaaaatatcttaaactgtgttccaaaaataaacttatgggtcttatgggtttggaacgacatgagggtaagttattaatgacataattttgcaaattgggcaaactaaccctttaagaaaacCAGGCCTCATTGATCCAATATTTGGATCCtaataatatagcataataaGAAATTGATTAGCAATTTTTtgtaggccggtcatttttgaccagaAACACCACAAAGTAACAAGATGGGGAAGGGGGCTGGTGCAGGAGGCTATTCTCTGTGTGAGCaaagtaattatataaataatataatataattcaggACATCAAGCCATGAACTGCCCATAAGTCATTTACATAAATCTCATGCATGTAAAGATATTTTAAGCTTTGCAGAAGGAATCAGTCCGAAGTTCAAACCAActggtctttttattttttctgtgttttgtttgACCTGTTCACTTGTTTGTATGTCGTTGTGTTCTGACCAGGACTGCGCTAATCTTAGCTTGCGAGAATTCCTGTAAAGAAGCAGTGGAGATTCTCCTAAAGACTAAGACAGATGTTTCTGCAGTGGACCTGTATGGCCATGAGGCTTACCAGTACGCCAGACTCGGTCAGAAACAAGACTTGATAACACTTGTACAACATGCCTTGGAAACAACCAATAAAGGTAACTTGTTCCTTGTCAAACaaattttccagtttttttttagcaatatacATCTATAAAGTGAAATGAAATGTTCTTGTGACCAGCAacactgtttttcttttctttttttcagaaaggCATTGCAAAATGCTGGTCTTGTTATCCTTACATGTAGCAATTACTGAACTTGCTCTTGCAGACAGCAGGTCTGCCATATCAACCAGCACAGTATCATTTCTGGGTAATGTCATGTCATTTAAGAGAAGTGCCTGATAGATTTAGATCCAGCTGACCTCACAGAAACTTCCCAGATCCTAATACTAAAAGGAAATCATTTTCAAGAGGTGACTGGTCTGTATTCCTTTTCCAAGGACCGTCTTATTTAAAGAGAGAGGCCTTTTTAAAATCTGATGCTTATTGTAAGAATGTCACTTGGGTCCCTGAAAGATGCTTATCATACCCTATAAGCCTTAATATCTCCAGATAATTCAATGCAACAATGCGATAAATTCTTATCCGAAATGTTGtgcaataaaaacagaaacattgtGTGCAAAAACATTTCTCTAATTTTATTTTCAGCTAAAGAACCTGCCACTGCTTCACAAAAGATCCAACAGGTAACACTGACATTTAGCTGACATTTTAACTGTTTAAACACATTTGcatgcatatttgcatatttggACAGAAGTGCAGCTAAGAGCAGACAAAAAAGGTAGTTGGTTTGCTGCACTTAAACTGACTTCATCTGTTTGTTGATCTTACTGTCAAaccaattataatttaataatttacaaaagaTATATGCTCTGCAGCCAAAGCAAGTCAGCGATGCTGTACATAGACATTTAGTCACCCTGAATATTCCCTATAGTATAATAGTGTATCTGCAATAAAACAGCACAGATGATGTTTTTTGATTATCATagtgtttttctttataaatgcAGGCTAAACCCCCATCAGCAGGGATTGGCCAGATCAAAGCAGGATCAGTAAAGAATGAGAAACCTTTTTCAGAGCCACTAACAGTGAGTTTCTTCACGGTATGACTTTTAAAATAAGGCTATGCTATAAGGCAGTAATTTTTCTCTCGTGAAGCTGATTATGGTCCTGTGATCAGTTGTGAATGTCATCGCTTGCTCACCAGTAAGTGCTCTGCAGTGATGGGGtgcagtttaaagttaaaaagaaagtcttggtggattttcttttttattacaaacacgcAGGTTTTCGCTTCATGTTTTGTGGATTATTCTGAtggcactcattcactgcagaggatctgttgGTGATAAAGTGATGTTATGCTATATTTctctaaattaatttcaaaatttcaaaataaaatgactaTTCCTTCAATGTCAGTGgcattaatttgtatatttagtaTGCGACCTTGAAATCTTGCACAGTTTGTAAAGAGTCATATACTCACTTGACATGAGCCATATTACATCTTATtctcagtaaattaaaaataaaactgactgcagttgaattaaaatatacaaacaaatgaTTTCCTACTTCATCATCACCCTTTTTATTCAGGTCAGGCCTGCACAGTCTGCTTCTGTGCCAGTGAGTTCTGCTCCGATGGAGTTATTGCCCGGTGAGTTGGAGGCCCTTAGGAGAGAACTAAAAGATTCATGGAGGAGGCAAGAAGCAGCCGAGGCGGAGGTGCACAGGCTGGACACGGCGCTGGCTCTGCGTGCTCAGGAGTATGAAGGACTGAGGAGAAATAGTGAGCAGGCTTTGCATGTGGCCCATAACCAGTTGTGTGAACTGGAGCAGGCCCTGGGTGAGGTGCAGAGATGAATGGCCGGCTCTGAAACCCGAATGAGACAGATGCAAGCTCATCTAGCGGCCGTCAGGGAGCACTTGTGAGAAGAGCTGACAGTCCAGCTCCAAGAGGCCAAAGGTCAGCGAGAGGCAGCCGTAGCTGATTTTGGGAGGATGCAGAAAGAGCTCATCCAGAGTAGAAGCGAGGTGGAGCAGCAGAAGGAGCACCAGAGCTAATGCAGGAACTTAGCTCTTAGCCGATTTTCCCATGAGCTCCTCAGCAGGGAAGAGCAACTAAACACACTCGGGGCCAGGTTAGCGGACATGGAGACACAGCCAGCTGAGATGTTGTGTAAAGAAGCACAGACTCCATCAGAATGTTGCCTCACTCACGAGAAGAGCACCATGACTGTCCTCACCACAGAGACCAATGAACGAACCATGGATCTGGAGAACTACATTAGCAAGAATGAGCACACAGTCATAACTAACTCACTAAAAGATGCACTGCAGCAGGCTGAAACCAAAGCTGACGAGGCTCTACAGAAGTACCAGAGTGTCCAGGAGGAGAACCAGAGCCTGCTGAGAGAACTTCAAGAACAAAAGATTGAGCTGGATACCATCCAGAAGGCTCTGCAGGCTAGGTTTGTTCCTGTTACCTTAATGGAGGAAAAGGAGAAAGATGTGGAGCGACTCAAACTGGCCCTGGAAGAGATGGAGAAGCAACAAAACCAGGGCAGTCTGAACATCTCAAACAGAAAGGATGAGGGTATTCAGAGAGAAGAACACAGACAGCCATGCACAAGTGAAGTACAGCAGAACCAAGTG
Proteins encoded in this window:
- the LOC127933908 gene encoding uncharacterized protein LOC127933908, giving the protein MSVSVKELCELMNVNYDRAVIEAIARVNNEEEDSLESDSSQTAANEDSLESDKENHSEIAASEDPLEHDPENEPDYTLVNEGAIDNRGRSKKRTNPDTWKGNIQKRKRMRGQFYLGRKKNEFVIKEERKMGGRCQSVSCKKSSKLHCSEIDEGKREEIFKYFWGKLEWKERRMYVKTSVEVSDVKRRRTEAVQSRRSASLSCCLCVDGKRLRVCQRMFLSTLGIKQWTFLKWVGRRGESPEKMTRVTVRTEEQDFLKTFLLDLPKVPSHYCRSSSSKMYLEPFFKSISHLHTQYKQSCADHSIQPLSRQVFTNTFNDLNLSLFHPKKDQCDTCCAFKAGNIEAAVWEEHCVKKDDARAEKVKDKQLANNTTLVACMDLQGLLLCPKLQASALYYKMKLGVHNFTIYNMASHEAKNYLWHEGEAGVSANEFASCIVDYLEAHPTYNEFILWSDGCGYQNRNLVLSNALLKFATEKKKRVTQKYLERGHTQMECDSVHSVIERKLRNRDIHVPAEYAAVIRGARSSPKPYEVKYVGYSFFQDFSKVNICKSIRPGSKVGDPTVHDLRAVRYNVDGSMEFKLLHSDNWQPFTSPSLRKTCVIVAPLYTSAPKIKALKFKHLQELKHVLPKDFHPFYNALDHE
- the LOC127934111 gene encoding ankycorbin-like is translated as METQPAEMLCKEAQTPSECCLTHEKSTMTVLTTETNERTMDLENYISKNEHTVITNSLKDALQQAETKADEALQKYQSVQEENQSLLRELQEQKIELDTIQKALQARFVPVTLMEEKEKDVERLKLALEEMEKQQNQGSLNISNRKDEGIQREEHRQPCTSEVQQNQVSYSSGSDRAECEVTRRAVKNMQPTEIESKSSTTEDQGSTLQDQVEKSSVEHEGQRLAQVNISEPISSCEPSQSCSSLQTQVHNLQQQLEDCEKHYRHVLSIYRTRLLSAAQVTFYSCMFRNCVFLLQGYIDEEAKVAPDCQD